A window of the Streptosporangiales bacterium genome harbors these coding sequences:
- a CDS encoding pyruvate carboxyltransferase — protein sequence MIHDVLSIGSTGKGFAMTSTPWKTADWFTSPWNHDAEVTADLALPESVIFHDVTLRDGEQQARVEFSADDKVRIAEALAEVGIQRIEAGLPAVSPSDAEAVSRIAKLGLPSQVYAFSRCMVDDVKRAVDCGVEGVVMEVPSSRHLIELGYRWSVERAIELSVEATNLAHDNGLLVSFFPIDSTRASLEDYLNLIDRVATDGHMDSLVLVDTFGVLAPHAVERFVRTSRERFDVPLETHFHMDYGLGIANSLIAATAGASVIQTTVAGIGERAGNVPFEETVMALRTLYDHDCGIKTEKLTGLAKLVGELSKVRQPSNRAVTGESLFDVESGIIATWVRNVRDEALTECVPYDPRIVGQTGPHIVLGKGSGIDNVVEYLELIGREATEDQRLEILQEVKAASLAKRDLLDREEFTRIVDACT from the coding sequence ATGATACATGATGTACTGTCGATTGGATCGACAGGAAAGGGGTTCGCGATGACGTCGACACCGTGGAAGACGGCGGACTGGTTCACGTCTCCCTGGAATCACGACGCGGAGGTCACCGCCGATCTCGCGCTGCCGGAGTCGGTGATCTTCCACGACGTGACCTTGCGCGACGGGGAGCAGCAGGCGCGCGTGGAGTTCTCCGCTGACGACAAGGTGCGGATCGCCGAGGCGCTCGCCGAGGTGGGGATCCAGCGGATCGAGGCCGGCCTGCCGGCCGTGTCGCCCTCGGACGCCGAGGCGGTCAGCCGGATCGCGAAGCTCGGGCTGCCGTCGCAGGTCTACGCGTTCTCGCGCTGCATGGTCGACGACGTCAAGCGCGCCGTCGACTGCGGGGTCGAGGGCGTGGTCATGGAGGTGCCGTCGAGCCGGCACCTGATCGAGCTCGGCTACCGGTGGAGCGTCGAGCGTGCCATCGAGCTGTCGGTCGAGGCCACCAACCTGGCGCACGACAACGGCCTGCTCGTGTCATTCTTCCCGATCGACTCCACCCGGGCGTCGCTCGAGGACTATCTCAACCTCATCGACCGGGTGGCGACCGACGGGCACATGGACTCCCTCGTGCTCGTCGACACGTTCGGCGTGCTCGCGCCGCATGCCGTCGAGCGCTTCGTCCGCACCAGCCGCGAACGGTTCGACGTCCCGCTCGAGACGCACTTCCACATGGACTACGGGCTCGGCATCGCGAACAGCCTCATCGCGGCGACCGCTGGTGCGTCGGTCATCCAGACGACCGTGGCGGGCATCGGCGAGCGGGCGGGCAACGTCCCGTTCGAGGAGACCGTGATGGCGCTGCGCACGCTGTACGACCACGACTGCGGCATCAAGACGGAGAAGCTGACCGGGCTGGCGAAGCTGGTCGGCGAGCTGTCGAAGGTGCGCCAGCCGTCCAACAGGGCCGTTACGGGGGAGAGCCTGTTCGACGTCGAGTCGGGCATCATCGCGACCTGGGTGCGCAACGTCCGCGACGAGGCGCTCACCGAGTGCGTGCCCTACGACCCGCGCATCGTCGGCCAGACCGGGCCGCACATCGTCCTGGGCAAGGGCAGCGGCATCGACAACGTGGTCGAGTACCTCGAGCTCATCGGCCGCGAGGCGACCGAGGACCAGCGGCTCGAGATCCTGCAGGAGGTCAAGGCCGCCTCCCTCGCCAAGCGCGACCTGCTCGACCGCGAGGAGTTCACTCGGATCGTCGACGCCTGCACCTGA
- a CDS encoding extracellular solute-binding protein: MFEKAGIELPFKTLEDVYDAALKLKKSSPDSVPMSVQAKAGEGITSLKTTMAAAGVPFDGAKPDLQSPAAQYVLDWYKRFQAEGLLPEEAISWGEAEARGAFIRGQAGFILDGLNTAADFGEVPGFDYDKKWATTLMPTDTGSGTTGARISSARSWAITTGTEHPYEASLLLRYIADSKNLVDSVLEGAVPPRNTEALEDPRLNKFMPFFTDDLKTAFKESEPVPAALNAGEVEDVLEQLFGEIVTGTDLSAKQLADKYQPKLDSVK; this comes from the coding sequence ATGTTCGAGAAGGCCGGCATCGAGCTCCCGTTCAAGACTCTCGAGGACGTCTACGACGCCGCGCTGAAGCTCAAGAAGTCGAGTCCCGACAGCGTGCCGATGTCGGTGCAGGCGAAGGCCGGTGAGGGCATCACCAGCCTGAAGACCACGATGGCGGCGGCCGGCGTGCCGTTCGACGGGGCGAAGCCCGACCTCCAGTCGCCGGCAGCGCAGTACGTCCTCGACTGGTACAAGCGCTTCCAGGCCGAGGGCCTGCTGCCGGAGGAGGCCATCTCCTGGGGCGAGGCCGAGGCGCGTGGCGCGTTCATCCGCGGCCAGGCGGGGTTCATCCTCGACGGGCTCAACACGGCCGCCGACTTCGGCGAGGTGCCCGGCTTCGACTACGACAAGAAGTGGGCGACCACGCTGATGCCGACCGACACCGGGTCCGGGACGACGGGTGCCCGCATCTCGTCGGCCAGGAGCTGGGCCATCACCACCGGGACGGAGCACCCGTACGAGGCGAGCCTGCTGCTGCGCTACATCGCCGACAGCAAGAACCTCGTCGACTCCGTCCTCGAGGGCGCGGTGCCGCCGCGCAACACCGAGGCGCTCGAGGACCCGAGGCTGAACAAGTTCATGCCGTTCTTCACCGACGACCTGAAGACCGCGTTCAAGGAGAGCGAGCCGGTGCCGGCGGCTCTCAACGCCGGTGAGGTGGAGGACGTGCTCGAGCAGCTGTTCGGCGAGATCGTCACGGGGACGGACCTCAGCGCGAAGCAGTTGGCCGACAAGTATCAGCCGAAGCTCGACTCCGTGAAGTAG
- a CDS encoding D-glycerate dehydrogenase produces the protein MRDALCPGLRVDCSGPTDGGAMGVRIFVPQPIPQAAVRRLGELGDLTMYEHLDRVIPRDEVLAAVRDQHVLYALGGIGYDAEILDSATELRLVAAMHVNPTFVDVAAATRRGIPVTGIPNTGLARTTAEFTFALLLATAWRLPEADRFLRDGRWQQNQSEAFVGTRLYGKTVGIVGLGAIGTEVATKARGCAMDVVYTKRTPLSPAEEAALGVEYRSLEDLFRESDFVVLTPPLTRETEGLVGADLLALMKPSAILVNTSRGPVLDEAALEEALVEGRIRGAGLDVYLHEGTDPGPREGLTRLPNVVLTPHIGSAARETREEMALRTVANIERFLAGRRPMDVLNPEVYGEAPRRTERIG, from the coding sequence ATGCGTGATGCACTGTGCCCCGGCCTTCGCGTAGACTGCTCGGGACCGACGGATGGAGGGGCCATGGGCGTCCGGATCTTCGTTCCCCAGCCGATCCCCCAGGCCGCTGTGCGGCGTCTGGGCGAGCTCGGCGACCTCACCATGTACGAGCACCTCGACCGGGTCATCCCGCGCGACGAGGTGCTCGCCGCCGTACGGGACCAGCACGTCCTGTACGCGCTCGGTGGCATCGGCTACGACGCGGAGATCCTCGACTCCGCGACCGAGCTCCGGCTCGTCGCCGCGATGCACGTCAATCCGACGTTCGTCGACGTCGCGGCCGCGACCCGGCGCGGCATCCCCGTGACGGGCATCCCGAACACCGGACTCGCGAGGACGACGGCCGAGTTCACGTTCGCGCTGCTGCTGGCGACGGCCTGGCGACTGCCGGAGGCCGACCGGTTCCTGCGCGACGGGCGGTGGCAGCAGAACCAGTCGGAGGCGTTCGTCGGCACCCGCCTCTACGGCAAGACGGTCGGCATCGTCGGACTCGGCGCCATCGGCACCGAGGTCGCGACGAAGGCACGGGGCTGCGCCATGGACGTCGTCTACACCAAGCGGACCCCGCTCTCCCCCGCCGAGGAGGCGGCGCTCGGCGTCGAGTACCGATCGCTGGAGGACCTGTTCAGGGAGTCCGACTTCGTCGTGCTGACGCCACCGCTGACCCGGGAGACCGAGGGGCTGGTCGGCGCCGACCTGCTCGCGCTGATGAAGCCGAGCGCCATCCTCGTCAACACCTCGCGCGGGCCGGTGCTCGACGAGGCCGCGCTCGAGGAGGCACTCGTCGAGGGTCGTATCCGGGGCGCGGGCCTCGACGTGTACCTGCACGAGGGAACCGACCCGGGTCCGCGGGAAGGGCTGACACGACTGCCGAACGTCGTGCTCACGCCGCACATCGGCAGCGCCGCCAGGGAGACCCGCGAGGAGATGGCGCTGCGCACCGTCGCGAACATCGAGCGCTTCCTGGCGGGCAGGCGACCGATGGACGTGCTCAACCCCGAGGTGTACGGCGAGGCGCCCAGGCGTACCGAACGGATCGGCTAG
- a CDS encoding ABC transporter permease subunit: protein MATPIDPGRRPKRRSVRMDKSSLIGHSKLTPYLFSAPSVVIVSLLLGFPVLYGVYKSLFRAERLGAPQEFVGLRNYADMFKSAEFLASLIRTAIFVFGCIAVGIVLGLLFAFALNRVVRHLRFLRAITIAPYIVSNVAAAVMFRILFNTEFGLLNKTIEFFGFDGLRWLSDPKLAMVVVIFCQVWTDLPLTILLLLGGLQTIDDAYLDAALVDGATGWKRALHVSIPLIAPQIAIAVVWQSYSTLTGLGVVLSLTGGGPLKATQTLPMEMYDTAFTRLEMNQALAIGTFILVLNALLTVCFITVSRRFGMGDE from the coding sequence GTGGCGACGCCGATCGATCCGGGGAGGCGTCCGAAGCGGCGATCCGTCCGCATGGACAAGTCGAGCCTCATCGGTCACAGCAAGCTGACGCCGTACCTGTTCTCCGCGCCGTCGGTGGTCATCGTGAGCCTGCTGCTGGGGTTCCCGGTGCTGTACGGCGTCTACAAGAGCCTGTTCCGCGCCGAGCGGCTCGGCGCGCCACAGGAGTTCGTGGGCCTGCGCAACTACGCCGACATGTTCAAGAGCGCGGAGTTCCTGGCGTCGCTGATCCGCACCGCGATCTTCGTGTTCGGCTGCATCGCCGTCGGGATCGTGCTCGGACTGCTGTTCGCGTTCGCGCTGAACCGGGTGGTCAGGCACCTGCGGTTCCTCCGCGCGATCACCATCGCCCCGTACATCGTGTCGAACGTCGCGGCCGCGGTGATGTTCCGCATCCTCTTCAACACCGAGTTCGGCCTGCTCAACAAGACCATCGAGTTCTTCGGGTTCGACGGCCTGCGCTGGCTGAGCGACCCCAAGCTGGCGATGGTCGTCGTGATCTTCTGCCAGGTGTGGACGGACCTTCCGCTCACGATCCTGCTGCTCCTCGGCGGCCTGCAGACCATCGACGATGCGTACCTCGACGCGGCGCTCGTCGACGGGGCGACGGGCTGGAAGCGGGCGCTGCACGTGTCCATCCCGCTGATCGCGCCGCAGATCGCGATCGCGGTGGTCTGGCAGAGCTACTCGACGCTCACCGGGCTGGGTGTCGTGCTGTCGTTGACGGGCGGTGGTCCGCTCAAGGCGACGCAGACACTGCCGATGGAGATGTACGACACGGCGTTCACCCGCCTGGAGATGAACCAGGCGCTCGCGATCGGCACGTTCATCCTCGTCCTCAACGCTCTGCTCACGGTGTGCTTCATCACCGTGTCCCGCCGGTTCGGGATGGGAGACGAATGA
- a CDS encoding M24 family metallopeptidase codes for MDRYARGQANVGYEDRLDVRDLRAGRIAKAQAARREAGLDALLVWKDENVRYLTDLRPQLLAGKSTVLNGALLIDGADPILFCSGGEKDRVDRTMSWITESHIIPIMEERSLISGAVGTALRGALADHGLLRCRLGVDESSTIFFEEVARQLPNVEVADGDTPMQQSRRIKLPGELLLLEEATAIADAVTATAVRGVREGVRENELAADAMHTLFHLGGEYAHVMTPFVASGEHMSPPNRISSDKIVRNGDLIFVDIGASWSGYFGDVARTAICGRPSTAQREIYTAVYASLRAGIEHMRPGKTNVDAARAIRAAAEEFGLGDRFLSLFIGHGVGIGSNEPPYIGETLPGSPEYEFEPGMVFALEPLIWVDGIRGGGGVRLEEMITITDAEAHVMSRTAFCDELLLDS; via the coding sequence GTGGACCGCTACGCACGAGGACAGGCCAACGTCGGGTACGAGGACCGCCTGGACGTCCGCGACCTGCGGGCGGGCCGCATCGCCAAGGCCCAGGCCGCCAGGCGCGAGGCGGGGCTCGACGCCCTGCTCGTCTGGAAGGACGAGAACGTCCGCTATCTCACCGACCTACGCCCACAGCTGCTCGCCGGCAAGTCGACGGTACTCAACGGCGCGCTGCTGATCGACGGCGCGGACCCGATCCTCTTCTGCTCCGGCGGCGAGAAGGACCGCGTCGATCGGACGATGTCGTGGATCACCGAGTCGCACATCATCCCGATCATGGAGGAGCGCTCGCTGATCAGCGGCGCCGTCGGCACCGCGCTGCGGGGCGCGCTCGCCGACCACGGCCTGCTCCGGTGCCGGCTCGGCGTCGACGAGTCGTCCACGATCTTCTTCGAGGAGGTCGCGCGGCAGCTGCCGAACGTGGAGGTCGCCGACGGCGACACCCCGATGCAGCAGAGCCGCAGGATCAAGCTCCCCGGGGAGCTCCTGCTGCTCGAGGAGGCCACCGCGATCGCGGATGCCGTCACGGCCACCGCGGTCCGCGGCGTGCGCGAGGGCGTACGCGAGAACGAGCTCGCGGCCGACGCGATGCACACGCTGTTCCACCTCGGCGGCGAGTACGCGCACGTGATGACGCCGTTCGTCGCGTCGGGCGAGCACATGTCGCCGCCCAACCGGATCTCCAGCGACAAGATCGTGCGCAACGGCGACCTGATCTTCGTCGACATCGGCGCCTCGTGGTCCGGCTACTTCGGCGACGTCGCGCGTACGGCGATCTGCGGGCGTCCGTCGACCGCCCAGCGCGAGATCTACACCGCGGTCTACGCCAGCCTGCGGGCGGGCATCGAGCACATGCGCCCCGGCAAGACCAACGTCGACGCCGCCAGGGCGATCAGGGCGGCCGCCGAGGAGTTCGGGCTGGGCGACCGCTTCCTGTCACTGTTCATCGGCCACGGCGTCGGCATCGGCTCGAACGAGCCGCCCTACATCGGCGAGACGCTGCCCGGCTCGCCGGAGTACGAGTTCGAGCCCGGCATGGTCTTCGCGCTCGAGCCGCTCATCTGGGTCGACGGCATCCGCGGCGGTGGCGGCGTGCGGCTCGAGGAGATGATCACGATCACCGACGCGGAGGCGCACGTCATGTCGAGGACGGCCTTCTGCGACGAGCTGCTGCTCGACAGCTGA
- a CDS encoding extracellular solute-binding protein, producing the protein MSASFPTPRIRPAGKRQGLGVVALIAVLTLLVAGCGGGGGGEDDGKITLTVWGSRTYYIPPDHFKSFMAEHPNITVKFDVMDKDDILQQLLRMKDAGQAMPDVIQDDVFLMEAYAQSDLIQPIDEYVTRWKKEDAAGYKKMLPIVWDEAKIDGKTMGMSSAANFDLYY; encoded by the coding sequence ATGAGCGCAAGCTTCCCGACCCCACGCATCCGACCCGCCGGGAAGAGGCAGGGTCTCGGGGTCGTCGCCCTGATCGCCGTTCTCACCCTCCTCGTTGCGGGCTGCGGCGGCGGTGGCGGCGGCGAGGACGACGGCAAGATCACGCTCACCGTGTGGGGATCCCGCACGTACTACATTCCGCCCGACCACTTCAAGAGCTTCATGGCCGAGCACCCGAACATCACCGTGAAGTTCGACGTCATGGACAAGGACGACATCCTCCAGCAGCTGCTGCGGATGAAGGACGCCGGTCAGGCGATGCCCGACGTCATCCAGGACGACGTCTTCCTGATGGAGGCGTACGCGCAGTCCGATCTCATCCAGCCGATCGACGAGTACGTCACGCGGTGGAAGAAGGAGGACGCGGCCGGCTACAAGAAGATGCTGCCGATCGTCTGGGACGAGGCGAAGATCGACGGCAAGACCATGGGCATGAGCTCGGCCGCGAACTTCGACCTCTACTACTAA
- a CDS encoding ABC transporter permease subunit translates to MMATDSAQATARRATGRSSGGGRPPLSGRARYDLVRRRVLQVLAWIPLLLLVLWTMIPFLVTLGISFKSRGEVFADPGLLPNDPTLGAYGEVLARPGFRATLLNSVLVGLGTTALTLAISMPAAYAFARFRFAGRHLLLLFTLLPRLVPSLGLMVPLYRIAVALGALDRRLTLIVVYTGMLVPLAVWLLVGFYQRIPRELEEAANVDGCNLFKRMRYIVIPLSVPALITIGVLAFREAWNEFTLVLVLTTTPGKRTLPYELFTMQGIEGIPNFPAEAAFALLTVLPFIFVYMRIERYVVSGITSGAVK, encoded by the coding sequence ATGATGGCCACCGACTCCGCGCAGGCCACGGCGCGACGGGCGACGGGCCGCTCGTCGGGAGGCGGCCGCCCGCCCCTGAGTGGCAGGGCCCGCTACGACCTGGTGCGCCGTCGCGTGCTCCAGGTGCTGGCCTGGATCCCGTTGCTCCTGCTGGTGCTCTGGACCATGATCCCGTTCCTCGTGACGCTCGGCATCTCGTTCAAGTCCCGCGGCGAGGTGTTCGCCGACCCGGGCCTGCTCCCGAACGACCCGACCCTGGGCGCGTACGGCGAGGTGCTCGCCCGTCCCGGCTTCCGCGCCACGCTGCTCAACAGCGTGCTCGTCGGACTCGGCACCACGGCGCTCACGCTGGCGATCTCGATGCCCGCGGCATACGCGTTCGCGCGCTTCAGGTTCGCGGGCAGGCACCTGCTGCTGCTCTTCACCCTGCTCCCGCGGCTGGTGCCGAGCCTCGGCCTGATGGTGCCGCTGTACCGGATCGCCGTCGCCCTCGGCGCGCTCGACCGCCGGCTCACGCTCATCGTCGTGTACACGGGCATGCTGGTGCCGCTGGCGGTCTGGCTCCTGGTCGGCTTCTACCAGCGGATCCCCAGGGAGCTGGAGGAGGCGGCGAACGTCGACGGGTGCAACCTGTTCAAGCGCATGCGCTACATCGTCATCCCGCTGTCGGTGCCCGCGCTCATCACCATCGGCGTGCTGGCGTTCCGCGAGGCGTGGAACGAGTTCACCCTCGTGCTCGTGCTGACGACGACGCCTGGCAAGCGCACGCTGCCGTACGAGCTCTTCACGATGCAGGGCATCGAGGGCATCCCGAACTTCCCCGCGGAGGCTGCGTTCGCGTTACTGACGGTCCTCCCGTTCATCTTCGTCTACATGCGCATCGAGCGGTACGTCGTCTCGGGCATCACGTCCGGCGCGGTCAAGTAG